The Rattus rattus isolate New Zealand chromosome 1, Rrattus_CSIRO_v1, whole genome shotgun sequence genome includes a region encoding these proteins:
- the LOC116890230 gene encoding dynein light chain roadblock-type 1, with product MAEVEETLKRLQSQKGVQGIIVVNTEGIPIKSTMDNPTTTQYANLMHNFILKARSTVREIDPQNDLTFLRIRSKKNEIMVAPDKDYFLIVIQNPTE from the coding sequence ATGGCAGAGGTGGAGGAAACACTCAAGAGGCTTCAGAGCCAGAAAGGAGTGCAGGGCATCATCGTGGTGAACACAGAAGGCATTCCCATCAAGAGCACAATGGACAATCCCACCACGACACAGTACGCCAACCTCATGCACAACTTCATCTTAAAGGCGCGGAGCACTGTGCGTGAGATTGACCCCCAGAATGACCTAACCTTCCTTCGAATTCgctccaagaaaaatgaaattatggtgGCACCAGATAAAGACTATTTCCTGATTGTGATTCAGAATCCAACTGAATAA
- the Tmem106c gene encoding transmembrane protein 106C, translating to MGSQHSSALTFCQRKKDDNPEDLLAERDQEEAIAQFPYVEFTGRNSITCHTCQGAGYIPEEQVNKLVALIPHSDQRLRPQRTKQYVLLSVLLCLLASGLVFFFLFPHSVLVDDNGIRVSNVTFNKQDSLVVLDVTATLKIRNFNFYPVAVTNLFSQVQYMKAVVGSYTAANVSLIPPRSEHLVNFTVKAEVGGPSSYVYFYCTLPAILVHNIVIFMRTSVQISYIGHTSQSTLETQHYVDCGENSTAVQSLLLVPWGPHL from the exons ATGGGGTCTCAGCACTCCTCTGCCCTCACATTTTGTCAACGAAAGAAGGATGACAATCCGGAGGACTTGCTGGCTGAAAGAGATCAGGAGGAAGCCATCGCTCAGTTTCCCTATGTGGAGTTCACTGGGAGAAATAGCATCACCTGTCACACCTGCCAGGGAGCAGGCTACATCCCAGAAG agCAAGTCAATAAGTTGGTGGCTTTGATCCCCCACAGTGACCAGAGGTTGCGTCCTCAGAGAAC GAAGCAGTACGTCCTCCTGTCGGTCCTGCTGTGTCTCCTGGCATCTGGCCTGgtgttcttctttctgtttccacacTCAGTCCTTGTGGACGATAATGGCATCAGAGTGTCGAATGTCACTTTTAATAAACAGGACTCCCTTGTGGTCCTCGATGTGACG gcCACCCTGAAAATCAGGAACTTCAACTTCTATCCTGTGGCCGTGACCAACCTGTTCAGCCAGGTTCAGTACATGAAGGCTGTGGTTGGCTCATACACGGCTGCGAATGTCTCGCTCATTCCCCCTCGGAGTGAGCACCTG GTGAATTTTACGgtgaaggctgaggtgggaggaccgTCTTCCTATGTATA CTTCTACTGCACACTTCCTGCCATCCTGGTACACAACATTGTGATCTTCATGAG GACTTCTGTGCAGATTTCATACATTGGCCACACATCCCAGAGCACCCTGGAGACGCAGCACTACGTGGATTGTGGGGAGAATTCCACAGCCGTTCAGAGCCTGCTCTTAGTTCCCTGGGGGCCACACCTATAG